The Nocardia sp. NBC_01503 sequence CCGCGGGCATTCTCACCGGGCGGGTGGTCGGCGCGCTCTGGTGGGATCGCGAGCGCGGTGCGGAGCAGATTCCCGAACTCATCGAGCGCCGCCGTGCGACCGGGCGCTTCCGCACCACCAGCGTGAAGATCATGCAGGACGGTGTGGCCGAGAACTTCACCGCCGCGATGACCTCGTCCTATCTCGACGGATGCGGTTGCGGCACCGGCAATCACGGACTCAGCTTCGTCGACCCGATCGCCCTGCGCGATCATGTGACCCGGCTGGACGCCGCAGGCTTCCAGGTGCACATCCACGCGGTGGGTGACCGTGCCGCCCGCGAGGCCCTGGATGCCTTCGCGCGGGCGCGGGAGGTGAACGGTCGCAATGACAATCGCCATCACATCGCCCATCTCCAGGTGGTGCACCCCGAGGATGTGCCGCGCTTCGCGGCGCTGGACATCACCGCGAATATGCAACCGCTGTGGGCGGCCTACGAGCCCGCGATGAACGATCTCACCATCCCGTTCCTCGGCCCCGAACGCGCCGAATGGCAATATCCCTTCGGCGAACTGCACCGCACCGGCGCACCCCTGGCAGCGGGCAGCGACTGGCCGGTGAGCAGCGCCGACCCGCTGCTGGGTATTCACGTGGCGGTGAACCGCTCCATCCCGGGCGAGCCCTACGATGTCTTCCTCCCGCACCAATGCCTGGATGTGACAACGGCTTTCACCGCGTACACGCTCGGCACCGCTCGGGTGAATCACCTCGAATCCGATACCGGAACCATCGAGGTCGGTAAATACGCGGACCTGGTGGTCCTGGACCGCGACCCCTTCACCGAGCCGGGCCGCATCCTGGAGGCCGCGGTCGTTGCCACGTATGTGGAAGGGCGGCAGGTGTATTCGCGACTGCCGGATCGGAAGCCGGTGCACACCGCCTGACCGGATACGAACCGCCGCGATCCGGTGATCGCGGCGGCTCGTGGCGCTCAGATGGCCGCGACTGCCTCGGCGGTCGGGGTGTCCCCGCCGATCAACTCCAGTATCCGGCCCGTGCCCGCCCCGGAGATCAGCAGTTCGGCGAGCACACCAGCCACATCGAGGCGCGAAATACGGCCCGCCGGAACACTTTCCGCGAGTCGTACGCGTCCGGTGGCGGGCTCGTCGGTGAGACTGCCGGGCCGCAGAATCGTCCAATCCAGTCCGCGCCCGCGAAGATCGTTCTCCGCCTGCGTCTTCGCATCGATATAGGCGACCCAGGACTCATCCCCACCGGCGACGGGCTTGCCCGCACTCATGGTCGAGATCTGCACGAACCGTCGCACCCCCGCCTTCTCCGCCGCATCCGCGAGCAGTACCGAACCATCCCGATCGACGGTGTACTTGCGCTCGGGTCCACTCCCGGGCCCGGCACCGGCCGCGAACACCACCGCGTCGACACCGCTCAGCGCCGAGACCAATTCGTCCCGCCCCTGCTGTTCGAGGTCCAGTACGACCGGCTGCCCGCCCACCGCCTCCACATCCCCGGCATGCGCCGGATTCCGAATGACGCTCGACACCGCATCACCCCGCTCGCTGAGCACCCGGGTGAGTGCGAGCGCGATCTGCCCATGTCCGCCGATGATTGCGATTCGCATGACCACGAGCCTACGACGGTCCGGCCCGGCGATGCCCGATCCGTGACCGCGGGTGGCGTAGCGTGATTATCGATAATTCGATTCGCCCGATTGTGGACAGAGGATTGTCATATGCCGGAAAAGGATGCTGGGGGCGGTGTTTCGCCGCGGTCCGTCTACCGGACGATAGTGCGGTCGGTGGGTGTGCTGGTGGTATTCACGACGGCCTATTTCGTATTGCCGTTCGATCGGCTCGACGATGTCCCGGCACTGCTGCTGTTGATCGTCGGACTGGTGGTGGTGATCGGGCTGTGCGCATGGCAGGTACGGCAGGTATTGCGGGTCGATCGACCCGTATTGCAGGCCACCGAGGCGCTGGCCATGGTCTTCGGGGCGTATCTGATCGGTTTCGCGACGGTCTACTACCTGATGGACCTGGCCGATCCCGGGAATTTCAGCGAGCCGCTGACCAAATTGGACGCACTGTATTTCTGCGTAACGATATTCGCCACCGTCGGATTCGGCGATATCGTGGCGACCACGCAGGTCACGCGCGGATTCGTCCTGGCGCAGATGATCGGCAATCTGGTGCTGATCGGATTGGCGCTGCGCTTGTTCACGGCCTCGGTCCGGGTGCGCCAGCGGCAATTGCACAAGCCTTGACCGGATAGCGCGGCGGCGCAACAGGATTCGCTATCCTGTCACGCCGCGGCTGTTGTCCGGTGCCGTCAGAGGGTGCGGCCGATGATCAGCTTCATGATCTCGTTGGTGCCGCCGTAGATCTTCTGAATCCGGGCGTCGGCGTACATGCGGGAGATGGGGTATTCCGCCATGTAGCCGTAGCCGCCGAAGAGTTG is a genomic window containing:
- a CDS encoding amidohydrolase, with protein sequence MFADLIFVNGVIRTMADGIARAVAVRDGRIVAVGADTDVTPLIGESTEVVDLAGRALLPGFQDSHVHPVLAGLTMIRCDLHDARDADEALELIAAYAAAHPEQEWIGGGGWSMDWFPGGTPARGLLDAIVPDRPIHLINQDGHGAWVNTEALQMCGVDAETRDPQDGRIEREADGYPQGTLHEGAAHLVGDHLPEPTPDDLLRALRAGQERLHSVGVTAWQDAMVSPEVQRAYESAAAAGILTGRVVGALWWDRERGAEQIPELIERRRATGRFRTTSVKIMQDGVAENFTAAMTSSYLDGCGCGTGNHGLSFVDPIALRDHVTRLDAAGFQVHIHAVGDRAAREALDAFARAREVNGRNDNRHHIAHLQVVHPEDVPRFAALDITANMQPLWAAYEPAMNDLTIPFLGPERAEWQYPFGELHRTGAPLAAGSDWPVSSADPLLGIHVAVNRSIPGEPYDVFLPHQCLDVTTAFTAYTLGTARVNHLESDTGTIEVGKYADLVVLDRDPFTEPGRILEAAVVATYVEGRQVYSRLPDRKPVHTA
- a CDS encoding potassium channel family protein, with product MGVLVVFTTAYFVLPFDRLDDVPALLLLIVGLVVVIGLCAWQVRQVLRVDRPVLQATEALAMVFGAYLIGFATVYYLMDLADPGNFSEPLTKLDALYFCVTIFATVGFGDIVATTQVTRGFVLAQMIGNLVLIGLALRLFTASVRVRQRQLHKP
- a CDS encoding SDR family oxidoreductase; translated protein: MVMRIAIIGGHGQIALALTRVLSERGDAVSSVIRNPAHAGDVEAVGGQPVVLDLEQQGRDELVSALSGVDAVVFAAGAGPGSGPERKYTVDRDGSVLLADAAEKAGVRRFVQISTMSAGKPVAGGDESWVAYIDAKTQAENDLRGRGLDWTILRPGSLTDEPATGRVRLAESVPAGRISRLDVAGVLAELLISGAGTGRILELIGGDTPTAEAVAAI